The following proteins come from a genomic window of Meles meles chromosome 1, mMelMel3.1 paternal haplotype, whole genome shotgun sequence:
- the LOC123948427 gene encoding 60S ribosomal protein L23a-like — MAPKAKKEAPAPPKAEAKAKALKAKKVVLKGVHSHKKKKIHTSPTFRRPKTLRLRRQPKYPRKSAPRRNKLDHYAIIKFPLTTESAMKKTEDNNTLVFIVDVKANKHQIKQAVKKLCDIDVAKVNTLIRPDGEKKAYVRLAPDYDALDVANKIGII; from the coding sequence ATGGCGCCgaaagctaagaaggaagcccctgcccctcccaaagccgaagccaaagcaaaggctttgaaggccaagaaagtGGTGCTGAAAGGCgtccacagtcacaaaaaaaagaagatccacACATCACCTACGTTCCGACGACCCAAGACTCTGCGTCTCCGAAGGCAGCCCAAATACCCTCGAAAGAGcgcccccaggagaaacaagcttgatcactatgccataatcaagttccccctgactactgagtcagccatgaagaaaacagaagacaacaacacacttgtgttcattgtggatgtcaaggccaacaagcaccagatcaaacaggctgtgaagaagctctgtgacattgatgtagccaaggtcaacaccttaatcaggcctgatggagagaagaaggcatacgttcgactggcccctgactatgatgctttggatgttgccaacaaaattgggatcatctaa